Part of the Isachenkonia alkalipeptolytica genome is shown below.
GTGCTGGTGGTGGGTCCTATGGGCCCGATTACTTCTCCGGGTTTCGGCGGACAGGGTCCCGCATAAAAAATTGTTGCATCCTTCAAATCCATGGGCAGAGCTTCCCCTTTTTTTAGGGTCTCTACTAAGCGTTTATGGGCTGCATCCCTTGCAGTATAAATCTCTCCAGAGAGTTCCAGCACCTCTCCGATCCTTAGTTTCATCGCTTCTTCCTTCCTTAGTGGTAAATTGATCTTCAATGCCTCCGCCTCCCTCGGTTATATTGTTTTGCCGGTATATCGATTTGTATACTTAAATTGTTTTGATGGCATTTCAGTTTCCATGATTAGATGGTTTTACTGGCGTGCCGGTTAGCGTGGCACTGCAGATTTACCGAAATGGGTAAGGAGGCGATATGACAGGGAAAGGTTTCTATATGAACATCTAGGGCCGTAACTCTGCCGCCGATCCCGATGGGTCCGATGCCCAGGTCATTGATCTTTGTTAAGAGTTCCGCTTCTAGAGCTGCAATATGAGAGACCGGACTGCGATCACCAATGGGTCGTTGCAAGGCTTCCTTCGCCAGCAGGGTGCTTTTTTCCATGCTGCCCCCGAGACCCACTCCCACAATCAGGGGTGGACAGGCTTTACCTCCGGCATTTCCAACGGTTTCCATTACATAATTCATAATCCCTTCCACGCCGTCGGCGGGTTTTAACACACTGGCTCTTCCCATGTTTTCGCTCCCTGCCCCCTTGGGCATGACGGTAATTTTCACTTGCCGACCTTCAACAATCTTCGTATGGATCACCGCCGGGGTATTATCCTTGGTGTTTTCACGGATAATCGGATCCCCCACCACGGAGTTTCGTAAATACCCTTCCTTATATCCTTGCCGCACTCCTTCATTGATGCTATCCGTAAGACCGGGCCCTTCCCAACACACTTCCTGTCCGATCTCCAAATACACAACCGCAATCCCCGTATCTTGACAGCAGGGGGCTTCTTTTTCCCTGGCTAAATTGGCATTTTCAATTAAGGTCTCCAGCACTTCCTTTCCCAGTTCCGATTCCTCTACTTTAATCGACTGGGTTAACGCCTCCATAAGATTATCATCCAAATCCGTACAGGCTTTTATCACTAAATCCTTTACCACGGGGATGAGATCTTTTGTGTTTATTACTCGCATTGCTTAACCTCCCTTTTGTTGCTTTGCATTTTAGTAGCCCTACCTCGCAAAGATTTCTACCTCTTTAAATAAGTATACCCCACCATGCCTTTGATGTACATTTCATATGTCTTTTATGTATTTTTTTATATCACGCTATATATTTTTCAATTATCAAAACACCCTTATGCATCTCCTCTCTCCAACTTCAGACCGATGCAAAACCGCCCGGAGATGGACCATAAAATAGCCCTCAGACCGTTATCTATAGCTTACATTCGTTCTATACTATACCTAGAGATCAGGAAATGGGAAGCGGATACGGAATGATCAATGAACAAGTAGAAAAAATAAAGGGAGGAAACCAAATGGAACAATCCATGAAATCAAACAACGATACTGTTGAACTTAGCATTCCCGAAAAGAAGTCCAGCAAACTAACCATCCTTTTTAAGAGGAACAAGTCCAAGATTGAAAAAACCTTGCTGCTTCAGGAAGTTGAACGGGACATCGAAAAAACCAAGGAGTTCTACAGTTATGGTAACTATCTCCGATAAATGATAAACCAAAGGGTAAACCAAAGGGGACGGAGCATTCCCGTAATCGTCTTAAATAGGATTTGAAAAAAGAATGACCTCGCGATAGAATTAGATAAGTGTTCCCGAGAAGGACAAATCTAAAACTATTGGAGGTCATTCATTATGTATTGTACACAAAATGAAAAAATTAATCAAGTTACGGAAAGCACTTTGGTTGTAGGAATTGACATTGGAAGTAAGACGCATTATGCCCGAGCATTTAGCTGGCGAGGGATTGAATTCACCAAATATCTACGTTTTGATAATACTGCAGCCGGCTTCAAAGTATTGGATCAATGGATTTTAAACTTACAGAAAAAAAATCACTTATCTGAATTCTTGATTGGTGCTGAACCTACAGGGCACTACTGGTATGCCCTGGCAGATCATTTAAAAGCGAATCAAAGCTCCCTGGTATTAGTGAATTCTACCCATGTAAAGCAAAGTAAAGCGTTAGATGATAATAATCCGTCGAAAAGCGACCAAAAAGACCCCAAAGTTATCGCGAAATTAGGGATTGACGGACGATACAACAACCCCTATCTTCCCGAAAAAGAACATGCAGAGCTACGGGTCGCCCACAATAATTATCTGCGTGTAAAAGGTGATATTTCTCGGTTAAAGAATAAGGTTCAGCGATGGCTGAAGATCTATTTTCCTGAGTATAAAGAGGTGTTTAAAGACCCCTTTGGGGAGGCCAGTGTTGAAGTATTAAGCCGGCTGGCCTTGCCTTCTCACATCATAAAAATGGACGCGGAATCCATTAATGAAATTTTTCGAAGTGTGAACATTCGAGCGGTTGGTATTAAACGATCTCAGCGTCTGATCGAAGCAGCAAAAGGGAGTATTGGCCGTAAAACAGAACCGGTTGCAGCGGCCATGGAAATAGAGATGCTAATCGAAGAGTACCGGCTGAAAACAAAGCAAATTGATAAGGCGGAGCAATTCCTGGAAAGCATCTGTGCACGCATCCCCTCTGCAGAGAAACTTGAGGAGATTAAAGGGATCGGACCGATTAGTGCCGCTGGATTTCTTGCGGAAGTAGGAGATATTTCGCGCTTTCAATCCCCTAAGCAAATTCAAGCGTACTCAGGCCTAAATCTCAAAGAGACCAGTTCCGGAGCTCATAAAGGGAAGACTGAAATTAATCGTCGCGGAAGGAAGCGCCTTCGAACAACCCTGTTTCAGGCAGTACTTTCTCTGGTATCCAACAATGACGCTTTCAAAGCGCTGCATCATTATAATATCAATGAAAAACCGAACCCGATGAAGAAAAAACAATCCATAGTGGCTCTTAGTTGTAAACTCATTCGAATATTTTATGCGATGCTGACTAAAGGGGTCTCTTTTGATCCAGAGAAAATGCTTAAAGATATTCAAAGGCCAACATTCTTAGCGGCTGCATGAAGGAAGGGTTTTAGTATAAAACAGTAGTATGAAATAAATAATACCATAAATAGATAAAAAAACAGGTACCTAGGGTACCTGTAAGACGAATAGCATCAACAATGATCAAATAATATAATGAACAAGAAATAGCGATTGAAATCCATATGTATATTGCTAGGCTGCGTCTTAGAGAACCTAGCAATGGAAAGTATCCAAAGAGTGATCAAAACAGGCAGGTAGTCGAATCAAATACCATAAGAGCAATGACTCGGTAACGGAGCAGAAAGACACCCACTTTATGGAGAGGCAGAACGTGGGAATTTAGGACGTTTCAAAAGAAGAAAACGATCCGGTTAGACATGGGAGGTTTGCTTCCATAAGTGAACGTGGGTTAATACCGCCAAATAAGTAGGTAAGGACGCTTGTTTGCGGTGCAAAAAAACCCATATTTGATCCCTGGTATTCCAACTGTTCTTGTTTTCCATAAAGTTGCCTGTTTGATATATATGAAAATCTAAGATATCGTGAGGAAATCGAAGCATATTTAAGATTATATAGGGAGGTATTCGGTACATCATGTACCGAATACCTCCGTCAGGTTGCGTAAAAACAAATCAATAAAACATTAGTATTACCACCCTGAAATCCTGTATTATCAATGGTTATATGATATAATAGAAAGAAAACGAGGTGGTTCGATGTCCCGCTATATTCAAGGTGAGCATAAAGATCAAGTTAGCTTATTACCGATGACATTAAACGAAATGATCGCCGAAGATCATCCGGTACGGGTGATCGATGCGTTTGTCGATACGCTGGATATGCAGCGGCTGGGTTTTCGCTATGGCGTAACGAAAGAAGTTGGCCGACAACCTTCGACCCGCGTCATCTGTTGAAGCTGTTCCTGTACGGATACTTAAATGGCATCCGGACCACCCGAAAGCTTGAACGGGAAGCTCACCGAAACATTGAAGTCATGTGGCTGCTGGATCAATTAAAGCCGGATGATCGAACCATCTCCAAATTTCGCCAGCACAATCCCGAAGCGTTAAAAAATATCTTTAAAGAGTTCAGTCTGCTGTGCAACGAGCTCGGCCTGTACGGGAAACAAATCATCGCCGTGGACGGCAGCAAGTTTCGGGCAAGCAATTCCCGACAAAAGAGTTTCACCAAACGCAAGGTCCAAAAAATGCTGAAGCATTATGAAGACAGTGCGAGCAAATACTTAGCACTCCTCGAAGCCGGAGATCGGGATGAAGGCGCGGCCGAAAGCGCTTCTACCGTCGACTTGAAAGAAAAACTTCGTCAAGCTCAAGCGCGGATCCAAGAGCTGGAAGCGATGGCCGGGAGGATCAAAGAAACCGGTGAGATCTCCGTGACGGATCCGGATGCCCGCCATATGAGTGTCAGCAATAATGGGACGGACATTGCTCATAATGTTCAGATCGCCGTGGATGAAAAACATCACTTAGTGGCTGCGGTAGACGTGGTCAGTTCTCCCGCCGACCAGCGACAGCTTCATAACATCTCAAGCCAGGCGGTGGAATCCTTTGAGGCGATGGATGCGGACGAAAATCCGAAGCCTTCAAAAGAGCCGATTACGGTCCTCGCCGACAAAGGTTATTACTGTGGTGAAGAATTGGAAAAATGCAAGCAGGAGCAAATGAAACTAATCGTATCCAGACAAAAGCCCGCAACCCAAAAGGGTCAAGAAACGTATAGCAAAGAGCGTTTTACCTATGATCCGAAAACCGATGAATACATTTGTCCAATGGGACAGCGTCTTAAAAGCGGCTGCCATAAAGCCACCAAGGATCGACGGTATAAGAACGCCAAAGCCTGTGGTTCCCTGGACAAAAAAGCCGAAAACCTGCATCAATCCAACAAGAATATAATCTAACTCAAACATTGTAGTCCCTCCCATTTATAATTAATTATTTTTTATTCATCCTGCTCACTACTGTTTTCCAAAGATTCTTAAGGCTCGGCTTGTTCCACTTCCACCTTTCCCTTCAGAATTATTAGGAAATCTTCCCGAAGGCCTTCGATTCTAATGGCCCTTTAAAACCGAAGTTCGGTACGCTGAATCAAGTCTTCCTGCAAGGGCTTTCCAAGTTCTACAAAGTAGGCACTGTAACCGGCCACCCGCACAAGCATATCCTTGTACTCCTGGGGTTTTTCCTGGGCGGCTCGCATCGTCTTTGCACTCATAATATTGAATTGCACGTGCATGGATTGATTCGCCAGGTACTCATCAATGAAACTAACCAAAGTGTCCCTTCCTTCTTGACCGGCAACGGCGTCCTCGGGAAAACGGAGATTCATCAGGGTGCCGTTGGTGGCCAAACTGTGATCCATTTTCGCTACAGAGTTTACTAGCGCCGTGGGTCCTGCGATGTCATGGGATCCCCCTGCCGTATGAACCGGTCCCATATTATCGGATACGGGTTCCCCCCTTTTACGACCGTCGAGTGAGGCATTGGTGTTTAAACCCAGTCCTACATTGGCATTAACCGTATATACACCGGGAATATATAAACCGCCTCTCGGATTTTTTCCCACATCAAGATTTCTGCAGTAACACTCAAACATGTATTTAAAAAGTTCATCGGCGTAATCATCATCGTTACCGTAGTGGTGAACCTTTGAGCTGTTCACTAGAGCATAAAGCTTCTCATGCCCTTCCCAGTTGTCCTTCACTGCCTGAATCAACTCTGTACCCCTATAACGCTTTTCTTCAAACACCAGTTGCTTAATGGTGGCCAAACTATCAGCACACGTGGCAATCCCCGCAACCTGGGGTCCGGTACCATTGTACTTGGCTCCGCCTTCCGTAAGATCCTTCCCGGATTCTATACAATCCTCAAACAGTGCGGAAACATAGGGCACCGGCTTACGCGCTCTATGGGCATGATCAATGACATCCAGGCTGCCGCGAATTTGAGTACACCAATAACGGAATTGCTGATCCATGCTTTTCAGCACCTGGTCAAACTCCTGGTAGGTCTTGAGACTTCCGGTATCAGGACCGATTGCCTCTTCACTGTTTAGGCAGGACCCTCCATTGATTACTAATTCCAATACCTTCGCTGCATTCACGTACCCGGCTCCATGCCAACCGAACTCTTTTCCGGGAAGACTCGGTTCTACACAACCTACTACCGCATAATCTCTTGCTTCTTCAAGGCTCATCCCTTTCTTTCGCATCGCCTCAATGGCCGGTCCGTCATTGAATACTTTCGGATGCCCGAATCCAGCACGAATGCACTCAACCGTCTTAATCTTTAGTTCCCTGGGCGTTTGATCATGCATGCGTACACATAACCAGGGGTTCATCATTCTTGTATGTGCGGACGCCTCCAACATCATCATGGTTAAATCATTCGTGGCGTCCTTACCTCGAGGGTCCACTCCGCCAATGGTGAGACTTTCTCCACCGAAGCCTCGACCATTCCGTACAACCACCGTACTTTTATCCTTCAGCTTCGTCGGATTATTCATCTTGACATATTCAACCTCAATAAGCTCAAGGGCAAATTCCTTTGTCAGTATTCCTTTTTGTCTATCCGCGTTATAAAAAGGATACAGCCACTGATCCATCCGACCATAGGAAATAGAATGGCCATTACTCTCAATCTGGATTAAGGTGGTTGCAAAGTTAAATAGCTGCATCGCCTGCCAAAAGGTTTTCGGCGGTGCCCCTGCTATCTGATAGCAGTTCTTTGCCATGGTTTCAAGTTCATGCCTTCGCTTATAATCTCTTTCCCTTGCGGCATGCTTCTCAGCCAGCTGTCCGTAACGGGCAATATACTTTTTTGAAGCCTCAAGCATAATGATCATGGCTTGTAAGAAGTCTTTCTTTTCATCATATTCCGGATCCTCTTTCTTCAATGCTTCAAAAGCTTTTCTCGCCTTTTCAATCAAACCGTTATAGCCTATTTTCATAAGCTTTTCATAATCCACCGCCAGGTGTCCTACTCCTGCAAAATGGTAGTCGTTCGTTACGAATACTTTCTCACCGGCCTGGGACCCTTTCCGTTGATCGTAGGTCATTCTTGAATTAATAAGATCTTCAACGGTCTCTCCCTGCCAATAACGGCAAAGTTCTAAAATTTCTTTTCGGTCTTTTTCGTTTCTTATATAAAACTGATCATTTTCCCGTTCTTCAAAGGGGAAATGGAGAATTTCGTCAATGATCCAGCCTACAGAAAACTCGGGATAGATGGGGGATGCCTTTGCCGGTGCTGCAATTTCTCCCAAAATCAAGTCCTCATCATAAATATGAAGCGTTGTATTTAGAAGGATATTTTCAAAGGCATAGGCGCATCGAAGCTTTTGGGACACCCCTTCATGTTTTTTGTATGCCTCGGTAGCCAGCCTTAGTCTTTCCACATCAATCTCATAGGGTCTTTGCAAAAACTTTTGTCTAAGATGGTTGACGCGGGGAAAAGGGGACCAATCTTCATGATTGACCTGATAGCCCAGACCATAGGTATGATCAAAAGGTTCTGTTCCCGATGCATTTACAGATTGAATACTCATTTAAACACCTCCAATAGTAAATAGTCTGCTGTAAGGCGGGTGTGTAATTGGGTGGAGGACATTGGACAATTATCCGCCACCCTGGAACAGATTATTAAAAATGAAGCTCTGTACGCTGAATCAAATCTTTCTGTAAGGGTTTTCCAAGTTCGACAAAATAGGCACTATATCCTGCAACCCGCACAAGCATATCTTTGTAGTCCTCCGGTTTTTTCTGGGCCGCTTTCATGGTTTCCGCACTCATAATATTAAACTGGACATGCATGGCCTGTTTCGCCAGGTACTCATCAATAAAGCTTGCCAAATTATCCCGACCTTCTTCTCCGGCAACGGCTTCCTCCGGGAATCGAAGGTTCATCAGGGTTCCATTGGTGGCCAAACTGTGATCCACTTTCGTCAGGGAATTCACCAATGCCGTGGGTCCTGCGATATCGTGAGATCCACCATCGGTATGAACCGGACCCATATTATCGGAGATCGGCTCTCCCGCCTTTCGGCCATCGGGGGTCGCATTGGTGCTTAAGCCCATGGCGACATTTGCATTTACGGAATATACTCCGGGGCTGAACTCTCCTCCCCTGATGTTTTTCCTTCCGTTGATATTTCTGCAGTAACACTCGAACATGTATTTAAAAAGTTCATCGGCATAGTCGTCGTCATTGCCATAGTGATGTACCTTAGAACTGTTCACCAGGGCATAAATTTGCTCGTGCCCCGCCCAGTTGTCCTTTACCGCTTGAAGAATCTCCCCACCGGTCTTTCGCTTTTCATCAAACATTAACTGCTTGATCGTCGCTAAGGTATCGGCACAAGTTGCGATGCCGCTGGCCTGGGGTCCAACACCGTTATATTTTGCCCCTCCTTCGGATAAATCCTTGCCGGAGGCTAAACATTCTTCAAAGAAGGCGGATACGTAGGGAACCGGTTTCAGTGACCGATGGGCCCGGTCGATGATATTCAGACTGCTGCTCATCTGGTCGCACCAATAATCAAATTGTTGATCCACGCTGTTTAGGACCTCATCAAAACTCTGATAGGTTTCCAGACTTC
Proteins encoded:
- a CDS encoding IS110 family transposase: MYCTQNEKINQVTESTLVVGIDIGSKTHYARAFSWRGIEFTKYLRFDNTAAGFKVLDQWILNLQKKNHLSEFLIGAEPTGHYWYALADHLKANQSSLVLVNSTHVKQSKALDDNNPSKSDQKDPKVIAKLGIDGRYNNPYLPEKEHAELRVAHNNYLRVKGDISRLKNKVQRWLKIYFPEYKEVFKDPFGEASVEVLSRLALPSHIIKMDAESINEIFRSVNIRAVGIKRSQRLIEAAKGSIGRKTEPVAAAMEIEMLIEEYRLKTKQIDKAEQFLESICARIPSAEKLEEIKGIGPISAAGFLAEVGDISRFQSPKQIQAYSGLNLKETSSGAHKGKTEINRRGRKRLRTTLFQAVLSLVSNNDAFKALHHYNINEKPNPMKKKQSIVALSCKLIRIFYAMLTKGVSFDPEKMLKDIQRPTFLAAA
- a CDS encoding transposase, which translates into the protein MKLFLYGYLNGIRTTRKLEREAHRNIEVMWLLDQLKPDDRTISKFRQHNPEALKNIFKEFSLLCNELGLYGKQIIAVDGSKFRASNSRQKSFTKRKVQKMLKHYEDSASKYLALLEAGDRDEGAAESASTVDLKEKLRQAQARIQELEAMAGRIKETGEISVTDPDARHMSVSNNGTDIAHNVQIAVDEKHHLVAAVDVVSSPADQRQLHNISSQAVESFEAMDADENPKPSKEPITVLADKGYYCGEELEKCKQEQMKLIVSRQKPATQKGQETYSKERFTYDPKTDEYICPMGQRLKSGCHKATKDRRYKNAKACGSLDKKAENLHQSNKNII
- a CDS encoding fumarate hydratase, whose translation is MRVINTKDLIPVVKDLVIKACTDLDDNLMEALTQSIKVEESELGKEVLETLIENANLAREKEAPCCQDTGIAVVYLEIGQEVCWEGPGLTDSINEGVRQGYKEGYLRNSVVGDPIIRENTKDNTPAVIHTKIVEGRQVKITVMPKGAGSENMGRASVLKPADGVEGIMNYVMETVGNAGGKACPPLIVGVGLGGSMEKSTLLAKEALQRPIGDRSPVSHIAALEAELLTKINDLGIGPIGIGGRVTALDVHIETFPCHIASLPISVNLQCHANRHASKTI
- the hpfG gene encoding (2S)-3-sulfopropanediol dehydratase, coding for MSIQSVNASGTEPFDHTYGLGYQVNHEDWSPFPRVNHLRQKFLQRPYEIDVERLRLATEAYKKHEGVSQKLRCAYAFENILLNTTLHIYDEDLILGEIAAPAKASPIYPEFSVGWIIDEILHFPFEERENDQFYIRNEKDRKEILELCRYWQGETVEDLINSRMTYDQRKGSQAGEKVFVTNDYHFAGVGHLAVDYEKLMKIGYNGLIEKARKAFEALKKEDPEYDEKKDFLQAMIIMLEASKKYIARYGQLAEKHAARERDYKRRHELETMAKNCYQIAGAPPKTFWQAMQLFNFATTLIQIESNGHSISYGRMDQWLYPFYNADRQKGILTKEFALELIEVEYVKMNNPTKLKDKSTVVVRNGRGFGGESLTIGGVDPRGKDATNDLTMMMLEASAHTRMMNPWLCVRMHDQTPRELKIKTVECIRAGFGHPKVFNDGPAIEAMRKKGMSLEEARDYAVVGCVEPSLPGKEFGWHGAGYVNAAKVLELVINGGSCLNSEEAIGPDTGSLKTYQEFDQVLKSMDQQFRYWCTQIRGSLDVIDHAHRARKPVPYVSALFEDCIESGKDLTEGGAKYNGTGPQVAGIATCADSLATIKQLVFEEKRYRGTELIQAVKDNWEGHEKLYALVNSSKVHHYGNDDDYADELFKYMFECYCRNLDVGKNPRGGLYIPGVYTVNANVGLGLNTNASLDGRKRGEPVSDNMGPVHTAGGSHDIAGPTALVNSVAKMDHSLATNGTLMNLRFPEDAVAGQEGRDTLVSFIDEYLANQSMHVQFNIMSAKTMRAAQEKPQEYKDMLVRVAGYSAYFVELGKPLQEDLIQRTELRF
- a CDS encoding transposase, giving the protein MSRYIQGEHKDQVSLLPMTLNEMIAEDHPVRVIDAFVDTLDMQRLGFRYGVTKEVGRQPSTRVIC